TCGGGCGGCAGGCGCGGTGGAGGCGCCGTTGTTTCGACGAGATGATCGGCGCGCCCGCCGCACCGGCGATTCGTGAACGGCGTAATTTTCGGGGCGGCCGCGGCGCGGGCGTCGCGCCGCGAAGGAGTGTCCGTGAGGTTCGAAGCGCGCGGCCGCGCCGGCTTGGGTCTCTCGACGGAGGCGCGCGGTACGTGAGCGCGCTCGGCTGGGACGATCCGCGCGCCCTCGCGCGCCGCGCCGCGTTCGCCTCGGCGGCGCGGGGCGCCGCGCGCACGATCCTCTCCGATCTCGACGGGACGCTCGCGCCTTTCGCGCCGACCCCCTCCGCGGCGCGCGTCCCGAGCGGCACGCTGGCGGCGCTCGAAGCCCTCGCCGCGGCCGGGTGGACGGTCGCGATCGCCAGCGGCCGCGCGTGGGCCGAAGCGCGGGCGCTCGTGCCGCTCCCCGGCGTCCTCGTCTTCGGGTCGCACGGCGCCGAGGACGAGCGGGGGCGCCTCCTCGTTCCCGACGCCGCGGCGCTCGCCGCGCGTCTCGACGATCTCGCCGCGGCGGCGCGTCCGCTCGTCGCCCGCTTCGCCGGCGCGTGGATCGAGCGGAAGCCGGCGGGGCTGGCGATCCACGATCGGCTCGTCGCCGGGGACGCCCGCGCCGCGTGGGCGGAGGCGCGCGACGCGTGGGTCGCCGGGCGGGACCTTCGCGGAATCGCCCTCTGTCCCGGCGCCTGCGTGCTCGAACTACGCGCGGCGGGGTTCGACAAGGGCCTCGTGGCGCGGCGCTTCGCGGCGCGCTGGGCGGCGGAGACGAGCGACGAGAGCCTCGTGACGTTGGGCGACGACCGGACCGACGAGGACCTCTTCGCCGCGGTCGAGGGGCGCGGCCTGGCGGTGCGGGTCGGCGAAGCGGAGCGCCCCTCGCGCGCCGCGCGGCGGCTCCGCTCGCCGCGCGAGGTCGAGGAGTTCCTGACGGCGCTCGCCGCGGCCGCTCGGGCCGGAGAGGCGCCCCGCCGCGTCGGGTTCGGCGGCGCGGCGGGGGGCGGTTCCTCGTCGGAGCGCGTCTAGCGGCGGACGCGTTTCCCGAGGCGGTCGAGCTTCTCCTGAAGCGTGCGGGGAGCGGCCTTGGAGGCGGACGCGGTCAGCGTCGTCGGCGTCACGCCGATGAGGGTGTCGTCGGTCCCTTGGTCGAGGACCAGCGTCGAAGGGTCGCCGAACACGGTGCAGCGGCTGCTCGTCGGCTGGAGCCAGATCGCGGCGTGCGTCGCCTGCAGGCCGCGCAGGTCGTTGGCGAGGATCAGGTTCGAGACCGACCGCAGGACGTTGATCCCGTCGGTCGGCGCGCCGGAGATCCGATTCCCCGAAATCACGGCGCCGTCCATGCCGAACGCGAGCACGCCGCTCGTCCCCTCGCCGCCCTGGTGGCGGAGGACGTTGTTCCAGACCATCGCCTGCAGCGTCTTGAGCCCGTCGAGGCTGCCGTAGTCCACGAGATCGATTCCGTCGATCCAGTCGCCCGCGGCGTCGATCATGTTGTCGTGGAGGAAGACGAGCGCCTGCTTCCCGGAAATCGGAGTCATCGTGTAGACGTTGATCGCCGCGTAGCCCGGCGTCGCGGGGTTGACGATTCGGTTGAACGACACCTCGGCCGTAGAGTCGTAGAGGTCGATCAGCAGGCCCCCCGCCGATCCCTGCTCGAACGTGTTGGCGAACCACGGCGCGCCGCCGACGACGACGCGGGCGTTCGACAGCGTGGCGAACTCGTAGCCGTTGGCGGCGGCGGCGAAGCGGCAGTTGCGGATGCGGTGATTCGTCGCGACGACGGAGTCCCCGACCATGGGGCCGTTGTTCAGGTTCATGCCGGCGTTCTCGCCCGGGCCCCCTTGGAAGACGATCCGGTCGAACGCCGAACTGCCGGACTGCGGCCCTTCGAGGGCGATCAGCGCCTCGAGCCACGTGACGAACTCGCCGTACCACCACCCCGTCGTCGGTTGGAACGCGGTGACGCGCAGCGTCATGTCGGCGGCGGCGACGTCGCTGTTCCAGAACGAAATCAGCGCGGGATACGGTTCGGCGGCGCTGGGCGGATTGTCCCAGAACCGCTCGGCCTGGGTCACGGTCAGGCCGGGCAGCGCCTCGATGGTCGTGAGCTTCGCTCCGCGTCCCTGAATCGCGCCGTGAAAGCCGATCGCGAAGACCTGCCGCGTCTTGTAGATGCCCGGCCCGAACTGGACGACGCACCCCGGACCGGCGGCGACGCAGGCGTCGAGAGCGGCCTGGATCGCGGCGGTGTCGTCGACGCCGCTCGGCGCCGGGACGCGCACGACCCGGACGCCCGCGAGCGCCTCGACGGCGAGGAACGGCGCGAAGAGGAACAACGGCAGCGCGAGACAGAGACACATTGCGCGGACGGCGCGGCGCTTCATCGTCATGGCAGTCTCCTCCCCTTCCGGCTTCGACCGGAGCGTGCTGGATGCCCGAGACAGGGTGGATCGCCGGGGAGGCGGCAGGACGACCGGACGGCGGACGCCCCCTGCGTTGCGCGGGAACGCCCACTGATACAACGAAAGGGATACGGCGCAAGAGGGGATTCCCTCATGCGGCGGAGAAGCCGAACGACTATCGCCGCCGCGCGGGGAGCGCGGGGCGGAACGCCGTGCGCGGCGCCCGCGTCGTCGCGCGAAGCGGATGCGGCCCGCCGCGCGCTCCGTGAACGCGGCGAGGCCCGTCGTCGTCGGCTGCGTGAACGCGGCGAGCTCCGTCAGCGCGCGCTACGTGAACGCGGCGAGCCCCGTCAGCGCGCGCCCCACGATGAGCGTGTGGATGTCGTGCGTCCCTTCGTAGGTGTAGACGCTTTCGAGGTTCGTCATGTGCCGCATCACGGGATACTCGCCGACGATCCCGTTCGCGCCGAGGATCGTCCGCGCCTTGCGCGCGATCTCCAGCGCGGCCTGCACGTTGTTCATCTTCGCCAGCGAGATCTGCTCCGGCGCCGCGCGGCGCTCTTCCTTCAGCCGCCCGAGGCGCAGCGCGAGCAACTGCGCCTTGGCCAACTCCGCCGTCATGAAGACCAGCTTCTCCTGCTGCAGCTGGAAGCCGGCGATCGGGCGGCCGAACTGCACGCGCGTCTTCGCGTACTCCAGCGCGCACCGCAGGCAGGCCTCGGCCGCGCCGAGGACGCCCCACGCGATGCCGAAGCGCGCCTCGTCGAGGCACGAGAGCGCCGCGCGCAGCCCCGCGGCGCCGGGCAGCAGGCTCGGCTCCTCGTCCACGACGACGTCCTGCAGCGCGAGCTCCGCGGTGTTCGACGCGCGGAGGCTCCACTTGCCGTGCATCGCCGGCGCGGAGAAGCCGGGCGTTCCCTTCTCGACGAGGAAGCCGCGGATGCCGTCGGGCGCCTTGGCCCAGACGACGGCGACGTCGGCGAGCGAGCCGTTGGTGATCCACATCTTCGCCCCGTCGAGCCGCCACCGTCGGCCGGGCAGCGGCTCGGCGCGCGTGCGGATCCCCGCCGGGTCGCTGCCGAAGTCCGGCTCCGTCAGGCCGAAGCAGCCGATCGCCTCGCCCCGCGCGAGCCGCGGCAGCCAGCGCTCCTTCTGCGCGTCCGTGCCGAACTCGTGGATCGGGTGCATGACGAGCGAGCCCTGCACCGAGGCGAACGAGCGGACGCCGCTGTCGCCGCGCTCGAGTTCGTACATCAGCAGGCCGTAGCCGACGCTCGACAGCTCGGCGCCGCCGAACCGCTCCGGCAGCGTCGGGCCGAGGAAGCCCAGCTCGCCCATCATGCGCACGAGGTGGAGCGGGAACCGCTGCGCCTGCGCGTGCTCCTCGATGATCGGCAGCACTTCGGCGTCTACGAAGTCCCGCGCCGCGCGCCGCGCCTGGCGCTCCTCGTCGAAGAGGAGCGAGTCGAAGTCCATGAAGTCGGTCGGGCGAAGCGGGGCGGAGTGAAGGCCGGCCATCGCGCGCTCCTCGGCGGATCGGCGTCCGCGGAACCGTGGTCCCACGAAAGTACGATCGTCGGAGCGGCGGCGAGGAGGACTTCGGCCGCGCGCCGGTCAGTCGCCCGAGGCGGAGACCTCGAACAGCGAGCGGCCGCCGAGCGCGGCGCGCGCGGCCCAGGCGGCGAGGCCCGCCAAGGTCAGCGCGGCGAGGAGGGCGGGGAAGGCGAACATCCCGCGGTCGGGCGGCGCCACCGGCAGCGCCGCGGCGAGGCGGTAGGCGAAGAACGCGGCGGCCAACGAGACCATGCCGTAGTGCAGCAGCGCCCGGCCGAGGAGCAGCGCCATCGCCGCCCCGCCGAGCAGCGCGAACGGGCCGGCGTACTCCCAGAGCTGCAGGGCGAAGAGGCTCGTGCCGACGACGAAGAAGGCGACGATCGCCGCGCCGTCGCGGCGGACGAGGAGCTTGATCAGGAACAGCGCGAAGAACAGCATCAGCGCCGTTTCGGTCGCGTCGGTCGCGCCGCCGAGAACGGCGGCGACCGCGTGCAGCGGCCGGAGCGAGTCGAGATCGCGGACGT
This portion of the bacterium genome encodes:
- the otsB gene encoding trehalose-phosphatase — protein: MSALGWDDPRALARRAAFASAARGAARTILSDLDGTLAPFAPTPSAARVPSGTLAALEALAAAGWTVAIASGRAWAEARALVPLPGVLVFGSHGAEDERGRLLVPDAAALAARLDDLAAAARPLVARFAGAWIERKPAGLAIHDRLVAGDARAAWAEARDAWVAGRDLRGIALCPGACVLELRAAGFDKGLVARRFAARWAAETSDESLVTLGDDRTDEDLFAAVEGRGLAVRVGEAERPSRAARRLRSPREVEEFLTALAAAARAGEAPRRVGFGGAAGGGSSSERV
- a CDS encoding acyl-CoA dehydrogenase family protein; amino-acid sequence: MAGLHSAPLRPTDFMDFDSLLFDEERQARRAARDFVDAEVLPIIEEHAQAQRFPLHLVRMMGELGFLGPTLPERFGGAELSSVGYGLLMYELERGDSGVRSFASVQGSLVMHPIHEFGTDAQKERWLPRLARGEAIGCFGLTEPDFGSDPAGIRTRAEPLPGRRWRLDGAKMWITNGSLADVAVVWAKAPDGIRGFLVEKGTPGFSAPAMHGKWSLRASNTAELALQDVVVDEEPSLLPGAAGLRAALSCLDEARFGIAWGVLGAAEACLRCALEYAKTRVQFGRPIAGFQLQQEKLVFMTAELAKAQLLALRLGRLKEERRAAPEQISLAKMNNVQAALEIARKARTILGANGIVGEYPVMRHMTNLESVYTYEGTHDIHTLIVGRALTGLAAFT